A genomic stretch from Candidatus Nitrotoga arctica includes:
- a CDS encoding DEAD/DEAH box helicase, whose protein sequence is MTFASLGLNPLILSAVEESGYTVPSPIQAEAIPEVMAGHDLMASAQTGTGKTAAFILPALHRIAEPAAVRSKGPRVLVLTPTRELAQQVSDAATKYGKNMRLKVVSILGGMPYPLQNKLLSSPVDILVATPGRLIDHIERGRIDFSRLEMLVLDEADRMLDMGFIDDVERIAAATPATRQTLLFSATLDGVIGNLAKRLLTNPKRISVAATQARHENIEQRLMYVDDMAHKGRLLDHLLRDTDLNQALVFTATKRDADALADKLLSQGHSAAALHGDMNQRERNRTLINLRRGQVRILVATDVAARGIDVPGISHVINFDLPKAAEDYVHRIGRTGRAGSSGIAVSFASNRDAGNLQKIERYTGQSITAHIVAGLEPKFKPRSQPSTTRGKPGGFGRHTSPDSRHGHPDGVRREGQSHNRFGDNAPRRNGNTGNTGPAGQERRPASSFSGRGHNSGNR, encoded by the coding sequence ATTACCTTTGCCTCTCTGGGATTGAATCCCTTAATCCTCAGTGCTGTAGAAGAATCCGGCTATACCGTGCCCTCGCCGATTCAGGCCGAAGCCATTCCCGAAGTGATGGCGGGCCACGATCTGATGGCATCTGCCCAGACGGGTACCGGCAAAACTGCCGCTTTCATACTGCCAGCGTTACACCGCATCGCCGAACCTGCTGCCGTGCGTAGCAAGGGCCCGCGCGTGCTGGTGCTGACCCCGACACGCGAACTGGCACAACAGGTTTCAGACGCCGCCACTAAATACGGCAAGAACATGCGCCTGAAAGTAGTGAGCATTCTCGGTGGCATGCCCTACCCGCTACAAAACAAACTGCTGTCCAGCCCAGTAGATATTTTAGTGGCTACTCCGGGTCGCTTGATTGATCACATTGAACGCGGCCGTATCGACTTCTCGCGCCTCGAAATGTTGGTGCTGGACGAAGCCGACCGCATGCTGGATATGGGTTTCATTGATGACGTGGAGCGCATCGCCGCAGCCACCCCGGCCACACGCCAAACGCTGCTGTTCTCCGCCACACTGGATGGTGTAATTGGCAACCTGGCAAAACGGTTGCTCACGAATCCAAAGCGCATAAGCGTTGCAGCTACGCAGGCACGTCACGAAAACATCGAACAACGCCTAATGTATGTGGACGACATGGCGCACAAGGGCCGTTTGCTGGATCACTTACTGCGTGATACGGACTTGAACCAAGCATTGGTATTCACTGCTACCAAGCGCGATGCTGATGCTTTGGCTGACAAACTGCTGTCCCAAGGACATTCCGCCGCCGCGCTACATGGCGATATGAACCAGCGCGAACGCAATCGCACCTTGATTAACTTGCGCCGTGGTCAAGTGCGTATTTTGGTGGCGACTGACGTGGCCGCACGGGGTATCGATGTTCCGGGTATTTCCCACGTAATCAACTTTGACCTGCCCAAGGCCGCCGAAGACTATGTGCACCGTATTGGCCGTACCGGTCGCGCCGGATCTTCCGGTATCGCAGTATCGTTTGCGTCTAACCGCGATGCCGGAAATCTGCAAAAGATCGAACGCTACACCGGGCAGAGCATAACTGCTCATATCGTTGCCGGTCTGGAACCTAAATTCAAACCGCGCTCACAACCCTCCACCACCCGTGGCAAACCCGGCGGATTCGGACGCCATACTTCCCCTGACAGCCGCCATGGTCATCCTGATGGCGTTCGACGGGAAGGCCAATCTCACAATCGTTTCGGTGATAATGCACCCCGGCGTAATGGGAACACCGGCAACACGGGTCCTGCTGGCCAGGAACGTCGTCCGGCAAGCAGCTTCTCTGGACGTGGCCACAACAGCGGCAATCGTTAA